DNA from Caldilineales bacterium:
TAGAATGCCGGTTCAAGTCCCTGGCGCCCTGACGCCAAGTTGAGGAGGAAGCACATGCAAGACCAAGTCAACACTTTCCTGGAGCATCTCGAAGTCGAGCGCAACCTGTCGTCCAACACCGTAGTCGCCTATCGGAACGATCTGGGACAATTCCTCAGTTATTTGCAAGCGTTGGACCCGGCCCACTTGCCGCGGGGATGGGGAAACGTCACCCGCGACCACATCATCGGCTATATGCTGGACATGCGCGAGCGCGAATACAGCGATAGCACCGTCGCCCGCAAGATCGCCGCCGTCAAAGCCTTCTTCGCCTTCGAGATGGTCGAGGGCATCCTCAGCAAAGACCCTTCCGCCGCCATCGAGTCGCCCAAGGTCGAGAAACACCTGCCGGCGACGCTGACTCCTGACGAGGTCGAGTTGCTGCTCTCCACCCCCTCTCCCACCACCACCACCGGCCTGCGCGACCGCGCCCTGCTCGAACTCATGTATGCCACCGGCTTGCGCGTCAGCGAGGTGGTGGCCCTCGACCTGGCGGACATCGACCTCGACGCCGCCACCGTGCGCTGCCTGGGCAAAGGCAAGAAAGAGCGGGTGCTTCCCATCTATGCCCAGGCGCTGGAGGTGATGAAACATTACGTGCGGGCAGGACGTCCTGATTTCGCCCGCCCCAACGAGACCGAGCAGCCCCTCTTCCTC
Protein-coding regions in this window:
- the xerD gene encoding site-specific tyrosine recombinase XerD encodes the protein MQDQVNTFLEHLEVERNLSSNTVVAYRNDLGQFLSYLQALDPAHLPRGWGNVTRDHIIGYMLDMREREYSDSTVARKIAAVKAFFAFEMVEGILSKDPSAAIESPKVEKHLPATLTPDEVELLLSTPSPTTTTGLRDRALLELMYATGLRVSEVVALDLADIDLDAATVRCLGKGKKERVLPIYAQALEVMKHYVRAGRPDFARPNETEQPLFLNRRGQRLTRQGLWLIIKGYVEQAGIPAAVTPHTLRHSFATHMLRGGAGLREVQQMMGHASISTTQVYTQVTRDHLRSAYDEAHPRA